The window ggtatatgatgacatcactgccttcCTGACCTCAGAGGTATATGGTGACATCACTGCCTTCCCGGCCTCAgaggtatatgatgacatcactacattcctggcctcagaggtatatggtgacatcactgccttcctggcctcagaggtatatgatgacatcactaccttcctggcctcagaggtatatggtgacatcactgccttcctggcctcagaggtatatgatgacatcactacattcctggcctcagaggtatatgatgacatcactgccttcctggcctcagaggtatatgatgacatcactaccttcctggcctcagaggtatatgatgacatcactaccttcctggcctcagaggtatatggtgacatcactgccttcctggcctcagaggtatatgatgacatcacacCATTCCTGGCCTCAGAGGTATATGACGACATCACAGCCTTCCTGGCCTCAgaggtatatgatgacatcactgccttcccggcctcagaggtatatgatgacatcacaccattcctggcctcagaggtatatgatgacatcactaccttcctggcctcagaggtatatggtgacatcactacgttcctggcctcagaggtatatgatgacatcactacaTTCCTGGCCTCCgaggtatatgatgacatcactacgttcctggcctcagaggtatatggtgacatcactgccttcccggcctcagaggtatatgatgacatcactacattcctggcctcagaggtatatggtgacatcactgccttcccggcctcagaggtatatgatgacatcactacattcctggcctcagaggtatatgatgacatcactacattcctggcctcagaggtatatgatgacatcactgccttcctggcctcagaggtatatgatgacatcactaccttcctggcctcagaggtatatgatgacatcactacattcctggcctcagaggtatatgatgacatcactgccttcctggcctcagaggtatatgatgacatcactaccttcctggcctcagaggtatatgatgacatcactaccttcctggcctcagaggtatatggtgacatcactacgttcctggcctcagaggtatatgatgacatcactgccttcctggcctcagaggtatatgatgacatcactacattcctggcctcagaggtatatgatgacatcactacCTTCCTGACCTCAgaggtatatgatgacatcactacgttcctggcctcagaggtatatgatgacatcactacattcctggcctcagaggtatatgatgacatcactacgttcctggcctcagaggtatatgatgacatcactacgttcctggcctcagaggtatatgatgacatcactacCTTCCTGACCTCAgaggtatatgatgacatcactacgttcctggcctcagaggtatatgatgacatcacagccttcctggcctcagaggtatatgatgacatcactacCTTCCTGACCTCAgaggtatatgatgacatcactgccttcctggcctcagaggtatatgatgacatcacagcctcctGGCCTCAGCAgtatatgatgacatcactgccttcctagcctcagaggtatatgatgacatcacagccttcctggcctcagaggtatatgatgacatcactacgttcctggcctcagaggtatatggtgacatcactgccttcccggcctcagaggtatatgatgacatcactacattcctggcctcagaggtatatggtgacatcactgccttcccggcctcagaggtatatgatgacatcactacattcctggcctcagaggtatatgatgacatcactacattcctggcctcagaggtatatgatgacatcactgccttcctggcctcagaggtatatgatgacatcactaccttcctggcctcagaggtatatgatgacatcactacattcctggcctcagaggtatatgatgacatcactgccttcctggcctcagaggtatatgatgacatcactacattcctggcctcagaggtatatgatgacatcactgccttcctggcctcagaggtatatgatgacatcactaccttcctggcctcagaggtatatgatgacatcactaccttcctggcctcagaggtatatggtgacatcactacgttcctggcctcagaggtatatgatgacatcactgccttcctggcctcagaggtatatgatgacatcactacattcctggcctcagaggtatatgatgacatcactacCTTCCTGACCTCAgaggtatatgatgacatcactacgttcctggcctcagaggtatatgatgacatcactacgttcctggcctcagaggtatatgatgacatcactacattcctggcctcagaggtatatgatgacatcactacgttcctggcctcagaggtatatgatgacatcactacgttcctggcctcagaggtatatgatgacatcactacCTTCCTGACCTCAgaggtatatgatgacatcactacgttcctggcctcagaggtatatgatgacatcacagccttcctggcctcagaggtatatgatgacatcactacCTTCCTGACCTCAgaggtatatgatgacatcactgccttcctggcctcagaggtatatgatgacatcacagcctcctGGCCTCAGCAgtatatgatgacatcactgccttcctagcctcagaggtatatgatgacatcacagccttcCTGGCCTCAGAGGTATATGATGACATCATTGCCTTTTGTCCTGGATGTGACAGATTTTCGGAGTTATCCTTTATGAAAGCTGTGACTTACATGAATCCATTTTCCCGCTGACATTTCTCGAGTGTATTCTTTAATTGTGCTCCCAGTTTCCTGAAGAAGATGTGTCCCGAGGGCTTCGCTGTGGTTCCTGGTCCTTTGGTTTGACCATATTCCTTACATAACGCCTCAGCCTTGCCATAGACTTAaggaaaagtagaaaaaaaaagtcacccAGTCCTTAACTCTTATTCATAATGTGATATACCATCACTAGAACTATGTTTTTCTAAAGTCAATATTCCCAGAACTGATTTCATATGAaaaaggggggaggagggggatgcagctgaagTCTCACTCTCAGACAGTACGCTGTGAAACAGGACGCAAAAGTGGATGAATTTGGATTGTCCCAAACCAACAACTCGGAAAAGGGGCTGTCTGCTTTGGACAATCTGTTTTGTTTGAATGCCCCCCAAAATGTGCAGATTACAGGGTGTCCTGGCAATTAAAAGGGCGGTTTTaatttaaagaaaatattttttttttctccctaaacACATTACCTACCAGCAGAATAGGTGTTAAATGTATGATGCTGCAGCTATGAACTCTGCGACCTCCACTGATCCCGAGAATGGGGGTCCCAAAGTCCCCTGTGTGATGCAGTGGTGCGCACTCCCCGACCATTGCTCATACacttatacagtgcgtccacccatatcctgtccaccgccattaacttgagaacggcggcagctataggcatagaagtggtgtctaggtatagtaaagtagccatgcactacgcaatgaaaccacctctagcgccacctggtggaaaacaacggagttaacatttttatcttgaaaacagaacgagatagagaaaaaaaagtgaattacaaagttgtagggcgtcatcaattcaatacgaatcgacaccttgcatacagaaatgctatgattagaacgtgtaaaactcacaaggctgcggacgtgaagcgatacctcatggagaccttcctacaagtcattgggtatggtggctgcgtggagtggtctccgctcacctgacctgacctcattggacttctttctgtgaggtcacatcaaacagcaggtgtacgcgacccctccaccaacactgcaagacctacgacgacgtatcacagatgcttgtgcaaacgtgtcacctaccatattgcacaacgtgcagcaggatacagtatgctgtgcagagtccagatgtgcattgcagctgacgggggccactttgagcatcaaagttaaatgagcgccatatgcgtgaccagcattcaatgttttgggggggggtcatgggtttcatatcatagcatttctgtatgcaaggtgtcgatttgtattgaattgatgatgccctacaactttgtaattcacttttttttctctatctcgttccattttcgagaataAAATGCtatctccattgttttccaccaggtggcgctataggtggttttattacgtagcgcatggctactttactatacctagacaccacttctatgcctatagctgctgccgttcttaagttagtggcggtggacaggatatgggtggacacactgtataggtccGTCAGTGAAGTGGTGGTCAATCATGCGCTCTAGCTCTCCATTTATACATGAGAGTTAGGCCATCCCAGCAGTTGGACCCCATCTATCATACATTTGTCACCTATCCTTGGCAGATAAGCGGCATTGTAGTTGTCTGGGTGCCGCTTATCTCTCTCATACTAGCATATTGGACACAAAGTGATGAACATGGACTTACATTTCTCCGACTCCTGCAGGGACCGTATTGCTTCTCCACACTTGTCGCTTGCTAGGAGAGTCTGACCGTGATAGCAGAAAGCCTGTGGGGGGCAGCGGTGAGTAATAACCATTGTGTAATATGCAGAATGAGCCCCCTCCATCAGAATACACTAATGTGATACTGACTGATCAGCACCGGTCCCCGCTGACCCCCGTCATAGGTGACAGCTCAGACTAAAAGACGTCACTTAACCCCTTAACCGACATCCATGACATGTCGGGTGTGGGTGTATAGCATACCTCACTCTATATGGGAAGATAATGGATCACTGCACGTGGGCTATATATTGGTAGCGCCCCCTGCAGTACAGGACATGCACTTACATACGCCATGTAGAAGCACATCTTCAGCTGGGTGTAGCTCCTCCACTTTGCGATGTACGCCGGGTCCAGGCTGGAAAGGGTGTGATCTAaaaatggaaggaaaaaataaataatgcTAATTTTGAAGCCAATCTGTCCCCTGGGACCCCACTGTGACCAATAAGGACCCCCAAGTTCTCATATTTGTGGCTCTTCATAGTAACAGAAAACCAGAGAAAACAGCTTGGCATTCTCTTCGGCCATTCCCGCATTTATATGGCAAGTGAATGGGCATATATGGCTAACTCTGCAGCCAGAGACAGCCCCCTGTGTAATAGTGGGGTGCTAGAGGTGAGCCCCCCATCAAGAATACATCTGTCTATATACTGGATGTTCCTGCTCTGAGAAGTGTTAGTGACTGTCGCCCTCCTGTGGACGCTCTGGGAATGGACGCAGCCACTGACACCGCTCAGCAGCTGTTACTTGCAGCCGTGGACAGGAGCGGTTTGTGTTGCTGCCATTTAATCCGCTCCATGGGGGGGGCGACCCTTGGACAGCGGTGGGAACACGGGAACACTCACCGACCCTCTGGTAGTAATTTGCGGTTTCATAAGCCAAAGCTGCGATCAAACCGGGGTTGTGCTTCAATTCAATCGCCCGAGCGATGGTCACTGCCCAGAGGAGAAAGGAGAGGACATATAGTGCCAGAATAATAGCATGTTACtcgttgctgcagaacctcatcatacaaacctcagctgctgcagaacctcatcatacaaacctcagctgctgcagaacctcatcatactcagctcagctgctgcaaaacctcatcatacacacctcagctgctgcagaacctcatcatactcagctcagctgctgcaaaacctcatcatacacacctcagctgctgtagaacctcatcatacacacctcagctgctgcagaacctcatcatacacacctcagctggtgcagaacctcatcatacacacctcagctgctgcaaaacctcatcatacacacctcagctgctgcaaaacctcatcatacacacctcagctgctgcaaaacctcatcatacacacctcagctgctgtagaacctcatcatacacacctcagctgctgcagaacctcatcatacacacctcagctgctgcagaacctcatcatactcagctcagctgctgcaaaacctcatcatatgcacctcagctgctgtagaacctcatcatactcagctcagctgctgcagaacctcatcatactcagctcagctgctgcagaacctcatcatactcagctcagctgctgcaaaacctcatcatacacacctcagctgctgtagaacctcatcatacacacatcagctgctgcagaacctcatcatacacacctcagctgctgcagaacctcatcatactcatctcagctgctgcaaaacctcatcatacgcacctcagctgctgtagaacctcatcatactcagctcagctgctgcagacctgCATAATATACATcttagctgctgcacaacctcatcatataCACCTTAGCTATTGATCATAATCATCCCCACCGtcgatgctgcagaacctcatcatacacacctcagctgctgcataacctcatcatacacacctcagctgctgcataacctcatcatacacacctcagctgctgcataacctcatcatacacacctcagctgctgcataacctcatcatacacacctcagctgctgcataacctcatcatacacacctcagctcctgcagaacaccatgatacacacctcatctgctgcagagcctcatcaaaatgcacctcagctgctgcagatccttagaatacacacctcagctgctgcataacctcatcatacacacctcagctgctgcataacctcatcattcacacctcagctgctgcagatccttataatacacacctcagctgctgcagaacctcatcatacacacctcagctcctgcagaacaccatgatacacacctcatctgctgcagaacctcatcatacacacctcagctgctgcataacctcatcatacacacctcagctgctgcagatccttataatacacacctcatctgctgcagaacctcatcaaaatgcacctcagctgctgcagatccttagaatacacacatcagctgatgcataacctcatcatacacacctcagctgctgaacatAATCATCCCCACcgttgctgctgcagaacctcatcacacacaccttagctgctgcagatccatagaatacacacttcagctgcagcagaacctcatcacacacacctcagctgctgcagattcttataatacacacctcagctgctgcagaacgtcataatacacacctcagctgctgatcaTAATCATCCCCACcgttgctgctgcagaacctcatcacacacacatcagctgctgcagattcttataatacacacctcagctgctgcagaacgtcataatacacacctcagctgctgatcaTAATCATCCCCACcgttgctgctgcagaacctcatcacacacacatcagctgctgcagggcCTCATCAGAGCCAATTTACAGTAATACCTGGGCTTTATCCCACTCACTGGTGACTGGGACCACCGTACCTTCCTGTGCCTCCGCCTGGCACTGGATGATATAAGCGTCGATCACACGACTTTCAAAGTCCCGTCCTTTCTCCACCGGGGAGATGAGTTTTGGAATGTGAGTCTCCTaaaacacagagatacagagataaTCGCAACGGTGCAGCCCAGTGAATGCTCCATTAAAGGGTTCTCCACTAGTAGGACAACCCGTTGTCATTCTTCACGTTTGGCCACAATAATATAAACATGGCTTATTCTCCCCTCCTGTGCCGGCGTGGTCCCAGCGGTGTCGGCGCTTGCGGTCCTGTAGGTCATGGGGGTTGTTACGTCAAGTGAACCACGCGCCCAATCACCACCGGCTTCTCTGTCCGCACCTTCAGACCTATAAGTAATCAAGTGAAATATATGGCTGCCGCTCACCTCCTCTTAATTACTTCTATGTCTGAAGGACGGACaagagaagccggcggtgattgggcGCGGGGTTCCCTTTACGTAATAACCTCCATGAGCTACAGGACCGCAAGCGCCGACACCGCTGGAACCGCATAGGAGGGGAATGTAagtatttttattttaatggggccagacatggggaatgagaaggggttgtcttcgcagtggacaacccctttaacatcaaGAACTGACGATGGAAAGTTTCTGGGAGGATATAGTCGAACACTCCATTGGGTCTAATGAAGCCGTCACTATGCTGCTCCATTTAATAATGACTGCAATGTGGTTTCGGGACCCCTGCTCTACTGATCTGTGGGGGTCCAAACCATCATATTATTATCGATTTTGGGACTTGAATTGTTTTTGCGATGATGATGATATATAACAacaagagatgagcggacccatggaagttcgggttcggcGGGACTTTAGTTAAAAGATCGGTTCGGGACCCCGAAAAAAGCAATGGAGACCCAAACGTCTGTGCTGTAAAATAGTCGTTGCAAAGGCTAGGGGCtgcaaaaaggaagcaaaatgggggcaactgacctgcaaacaaatgtggatagggaataaattaaaATGACATGGGATCCCATCTACTTTTTATAACCATCcatggtaaagcagatagctgagggctggtattatcaggctgggaaggctcatggttattgggccactcccagcctaaaaatagcatcccgcATCCGCCCAAATAGTGGCTATCATGGTAGATGCTCCAATTTGGGCACTTTGCACGGCTTTTCCCGATTtctctggtgctgtggcaattgtggtaatacttttggggttgatgtcagctgtgaattgacagctgggatGAACCCCTGGAGTTAATAATGTCTATCAGACACTctcattactaacccggcaagcaTAGAGTTAAAAAAGAGATACAGGaacaaaaaaaagtttatttgaataaagacttccccccccccccccaaatgtattaataaaaaacaaaaacgcggaaattccgacataatccaatggagtaatgtcccacgAAGCCCATCGAtacctatggagcttcgttctgaaaacaaagctccataggtcactggcGATCACACTTGTGAGAAATTCCGGGCTGCCGCTGACCAGcaatgacctatggagccttgttctctgAACGTGCGTGGGgactctttattcaaataaacttttttttcctgtgtgtgcttATTTAACTCTATACTTACAAGGTTAGTAATTACGGTGTCTGaaggacgcctctccattactatccccttGGCTTGACACCAGCTGTTAattcactgctgacatcaaccccacaagcattaccctgattgccctagtgcagtggcaatcaggaatAGCTGAGGTGAAGATCcataattggtgcatctaatggatgtgccacttctgaggtggctgcggcctgctatttttagtctgggaaaggccaaataaccatgagccttcccagcctcataatatcagccgacagctgtctgctttaccactgCTGGTTATCAAAAGAAGGCCATAGCTcacataattttttatttatttattttggtctccgcagcatacaggcatcttccgcatgcaatAAACCTTATTGATTGGCtgagctgcagcctttcaacaaactttatcagcataagaacagtgctcaaactttttttttttttaacgtctgTGTTTGGCGCTCGAGCCCCAGACACAATAGGTGTGTAAGCTTTTGGGTAGAGGAACAATAGGTCGTTCTCTGGGGGGGAGGAGGACGGTGTTCACACTTTACCTTCAGATGGCTGAAAATCCCGGCCGCAATCTTCAGACTCTTGTGAACGTCTTTGGCCTCGGTTTCTGTGATGCTGCAAAACATCATGTTGTGTCAGAGACGGCACAAGCCGGACGTCCTGGCTGGTTAAAGGGGATCTCTGAGATTATACTATATTGGCCCTATTGTagggaatattaaaaaaaaaacctctcccCCTCTTCAGGACTGCTTCACCCCTCTGGAATTCCCAGATGACATTTTATCAGTCCCctgaccactgcaggcaatcactgtATATTTGGCAGGTGACCGCTGAAGCCAAAAGGTCACTGCTGAGGCCACTGATTGGGGGCAGCGGTACAGAATCCATTATTCCCCGACATGACAATGATTCCTGGCAATACCAGTGCAGACAGTCGGTACTCACTCTTCCTTTCCGGCCAGCCGTGAAGCGTATTTGCTGTACCACAGACCCAGGTTAAAACCCATCGAGATCAACTCAAACACGGCGTCTTGTTGGGCGCTGGAAAGAATAAAGAAAACAATGGCAGGACCTAAATACACCCAGAGGATGGATACAGAAGGGAAGTATCACAATCATGCTTTTAGGTCCAAAAATGTAGCACTACTTTGTCTCTTAATATATATTTGTAGTGGTTAGAGCTTAGTTTTTCTGATACAGGGCTCCAAATCCCCTGCATAAACATAGTCACATATCTAAAGTTTGTCTGCAtggagccaccactagggggagctcaccgaAGGCAGAGTTatacagccgccactagggggagctcactgaagGCAAAGTTATACAGCCGCCACTTGGGGAAGCTCACTGAAGGCAAAGTTatacagccgccactagggggagctcactgaaggcagagttatacagccaccactagggggagctcactgaagGCAGAgtcatacagccaccactagggggagctcactgaaggcagagttatacagccaccactagggggagctcactacatacagatttatacagccaccactaaggggagctcactacatacagatttatacagccaccactagagggagctcactgaagGCAgagttatacaaccaccactagagggagctcactgaagGCAgtcatacagccaccactaggaggagctcactgaaGGCAGGTGTtttacagccaccactaaggggagctcactgAAGGCagagttatacagccaccactagggggagctcactgaaggcagagttatacagccaccactagggggagcttactgaaGGCAGTTataaagctccctctagtggtggttgaagGTATTACCTTTTTCCCCCCTTTACCTCTATAACTGTAATCACAGGCTTCGGCCCAGTCTCCACATACCCAGGTCACACTGTACCTTGCCACATTGCCCTGCAGGGTGTCCGTCCACTTGAAGTTCTGGATGTATCGCAGTTTATTGTCTTGAGTTCCTCCATCCAGGGCGTTAATGAAGCCTAAATGTCCAGGAGAAAAGAAACAGCAGAATATGAGACCAAGAGTTTATCCAGTCTGCACCTTCAGGGGGGTTCTAATATTTCTGCAAATGAAGGTGCAGATAGATCCGGTGCTGTGTAAGGAAGCTGTGAGCAGCGGGAGTGACCTGCACTGAACTCCTGCATATTCTGGGACCAGGAATTACACTGATATCAGACATATAACCCATTAGACACCATGATAATGAATCCTTGACTGTTCCATGAAGATTGTTTTTCCTCTTATTTAGAGTTGATGGTGCccctcctataaaaaaaaaaaagcaaatgtgcCCTAAAATGGTTCTATCAGTTATTTGTGGACCCCCAAATGTTTGAGAACGTTGGGACTGTACATATATATGTTTATTTTGCTTTTTTGGAGGGGAGGGGTTCATTTCTTGTGCCACAAAGTGGAAATGttaaaaatacagttaggtccagaaatatttggacagtgacacaagttttgttattttagctgtttacaaaaacaggttcagaaatacaattatatatataatatgggctgaaagtgcacactcccagctgcaatatgagagttttcacatccaaatcggagaaagggtttaggaatcatagctctgtaatgcatagcctcctctttttcaagggaccaaaagtaattggacaagggactctaagggctgcaattaactatgaaggcgtctccctcgttaacctgtaatcaatgaagtagttaaaaggtctggggttgattacaggtgtgtggttttgcatttggaagctgttgctgtgaccagacaacatgcggtctaaggaactctcaattgaggtgaagcagaacatc is drawn from Anomaloglossus baeobatrachus isolate aAnoBae1 chromosome 3, aAnoBae1.hap1, whole genome shotgun sequence and contains these coding sequences:
- the BROX gene encoding BRO1 domain-containing protein BROX, producing the protein MTHWFHRNPLKATGPVSFNFYGVASTPAASKMCSDLRTSRVRLLEMFTDSTCTPETMKNASDAYFSFLLGFINALDGGTQDNKLRYIQNFKWTDTLQGNVASAQQDAVFELISMGFNLGLWYSKYASRLAGKEDITETEAKDVHKSLKIAAGIFSHLKETHIPKLISPVEKGRDFESRVIDAYIIQCQAEAQEVTIARAIELKHNPGLIAALAYETANYYQRVDHTLSSLDPAYIAKWRSYTQLKMCFYMAYAFCYHGQTLLASDKCGEAIRSLQESEKFYGKAEALCKEYGQTKGPGTTAKPSGHIFFRKLGAQLKNTLEKCQRENGFIYFQKVPPEAPELELKANYGLVQPVPFELPAMSPLWTPETQAGFDLTKRPKDDSAKPKKEEEVKPMKEPDIKPQKDSGCQIS